The Ignavibacteriales bacterium region TGCAATTACATTCGACATCCGCAGACTATAAGGTACCATGACATACTTGTATATACGATTGAATAATGAATGGCTCATTGAGCTGCGAAATGCGAGCAAATCGTATACCGTAATAATGGACGGTACTGAACAATAAAATGAACGCGTATTTGCAAACCAATGCAACACATCGACAGTGTCATTTCTCGTTCTCAATTGAAGGAACAAATTTTCATAGAGAATCCTCGTCATTCTATTCGTACCATCAATTCCAATAGATATTATTTTTGTATTTTCTTGTTCTGTAATCAGGCGTTTACTAAATGGTGTACAATAAGCTATGTAGGTATTTTTCTTATCATAAGATTGCAACGATTGCACGAGACTCTTTATATAGTTCCAACCGCCACCAATACTCGGATGTGCATGAAGGAGATTTAAACCTATTCGCATGTTCTACCACTTATCGTTAAAAAAAGGAGAGAGTAGGATACAAGCGTTTTCCTGATTGTTATATTCATATTGGTTGTTTGACTCTTTCTCGATTGATGGTCGATTTAATTAATTCCCAATCAGCAAGAGTTACGCCCTTCAATCCAATAATGATGATTCCAAAAATTATTGAGCTGAACACCATTCGAAGCGCTGGGTGAAGCTCTCCAAGGGGGAGAAATAAGATCATAGAAATAATTGCCGCAACTATTGGTTTCCAAGTATTTTTTATAAGAGTAACTGATTTTAAGAATGGAAATGAAAGTATGAGGTACACAAAATAACACAATTCCGAAAGTACCATAGCTAAAGATGCTCCTACAATACCATACTTCAGAGTTAGAATCGGTGTAAAAATAGTGTACATAACTGCGAGGAATATCGTCCCTATCATATACCGCCGTTGTTTATCCGAAGCAATTAGAGCTATTTCAAGAATGGATCGAATGCTCGCGAGTACAAACGCCCATATAATGACGGCGAATACCATACCAGAGGATTCGTATTTAGCAGTAAATAATAGTGTCATAAGCGGTAAAGCACACAATGTTCCCACGAGGCCAATCGGAACTGCGATTAATGCCGAGAGTCTGAAGAACTTTTCTACAAATCTTGTATAGTGGATAAGTGATTCCCGAAAATACGTAGAAAGGCTTGGCAATAAAATTCTGTGCATACTTGTAAGAATATATGCCCACATGAATAATACAATGCGGTGCGCTGCGGTAAAGTAGCCAAGTTTTTCCATCGATAGAAAATACCCAACCATGAGCGGTGCTGCGGATAGACAATACTGCGAAAGCAACGAGGATATTCCTATCGGTGCTGATTTATGCAATGCATCCATGGCACTACGAATGCTTAACGAAGACCAGGCAAAACCAAATCGGTTTATAACGATTGATAGAATCATCACACTTGGAAGAGTGATGCTGATAACGTAAAAGTACGCTGCAAGTGTGGCATCTTCACTTCTTGAAATCAAAAATACTACTGCGAGGAAGAATAAAATGCCTTTCAGAATCCTTGCAATACTGATCAGTCCGACCTCCTGACGCGCTTCAAATACCCATTCCAGGAGAAAGGCCATTGGAAAAACACAGAGCGAAGTGATAACCACGAGAGATGTTGTGCCTGATGGGAGCAGGTTGAGGATAGATAAAAGTACTGCAAAACCAAACAGGAATATCGCCAAAACAAATCTCACTGACACGACATTTGCAATCCAAGAGCTGACGATCTTAGGATCCCGTGCTGTCTCACGTAATCCGATGACTTCCAGTCCAAATTCTCCTATTCGCAATAAATACAACATGCATACCTGCGCAAAATTCCATACTCCAAATCCAGATGGCCCTAAAACTCGGGCAAGTTGAACAAATCCAAGAAAAAAGAAAGATTGACCTAACACATTGCCGGCAAAAAGCATTATATAGTTTTTTAACAATTTTCTAGCGGGTACCACTCACGCCTCACTTCGATGCATTAATGCTCAGAGTTTATTCCAAAAAATCGCGGTATTCCATGCTCTATTTATCAGTTACCCCGGTGCAGATCAATCAATAAAGCTGATCATTGGATCCTAAATTCCTTCCATCACTGTGTTTTCCTATGACAGGAATTCATACAGCCATGGATCAAGAAATCTCGATAAAATGCCTATCCCTTACTTCACTGTCGATCTCATCTATTGATCATAGTGAAGCAATGGAAACTCTTGGATCTACTTTCTGCGGAATGATAGTCCAGCGTAAAAATAAATATATCACTAACAAGTTGTATTCAAACCAGAGAAATGAAATCGGAAAATTAAAGTAGGTAATGAACATAACAAATATCATTAATCCGTACGCCGTCACGTTTTTTATGGATGGCTTGCTCCGCATACGATAGTATATCAAACCAGAACTAAATCCAAGTATAAATGGAATCGAAGCTAATCCAATAACTCCAAAATCGCTGTAGAACCACCAAAAAGCTGTATAGGTATTATAGCTACTCGTAAGGTATGGCATCCGCGAAAGATTAAAATAATCAATGATCCAATATTTAAGGCCTGAGATAGCAGTAATAAAGTCGAAAGTGAAATATCCATATGTATGATATTCTAAGAGGTTTACAGATCTGGCAAAATTCTCTAGATTCATAACTACATACATATAAGGCTCAGTAAGGAAGGCATAATCTTTTGAAAAATTCATTTTTGATACCCGATACATATAAATCATAAGAAGATTGCCAAGTCTCAACGACATAATCCAATAGAAGAAGGCAGTCACAACTGTAAAAAGGATAATGACAGTTTTCGGTCTTATATAATGACTAGCGTAATAAAGAAGTACAAAACATATAACCCCCGCCATAATAATTTGATATCTCTGTAAAAGAAGGACATAGGAACCCACAGTAATCAAAGATAAAACAACGAGAATATTTTTCTTTGCTTTATTCCCTTTCACCATGAGTATGTATATAATAGTAAAGAAGATGATGAACGATGCCGAAAAAAGGAAAAGCGTCAATCCAGATATGTTAAAATCAACCCTTGATATTTTGCTTCCAACAACAAAGATGGGAAGCCACCCTTTAACAGATAAACTTACAATGTAGGAGAAGCTGTAGACGGCAACGCTTAAACAAATCAACCAAAAAAGTCGTGACTCATTTATTTTTTCTTCACTTAAGAGATTACGCATTGTATTTAATGGAATTAATTCTTTTTGAAGATTAAGAACATACGCTATAAATGTACCAATGAGAAATGCAATAATAGCAGTGAGGAGCAATATCCAACTTTCGAGTGTCCAACTATGTTGAAATGCACTAAACTTAAGTTCAGTAAGCGCAATGCTAAAGCTCCACACGAACCCAAATATTCTAGCTGGTGAGAAGGGATCCGCATGACGCCTGATAGCTAAGAAGATGATCCCTAAACAAATCCCAAAACAAATCCAAGAGATCCAGCTCATGAGAAGCGCTCTACCATTACCTTCAACATTATTTCTTTATGATGTTTTTCCATTTTAGGCCAAACCAATCAGATCTCAGGTAATGTAATATTGTATTAAACCTCACCGGATCACTAGCTCTCAGTCGCTCGAACCCTTCAATTGAAAAAATAATCAACATTGATAAAAGTGCCGATACAA contains the following coding sequences:
- a CDS encoding O-antigen ligase codes for the protein MSWISWICFGICLGIIFLAIRRHADPFSPARIFGFVWSFSIALTELKFSAFQHSWTLESWILLLTAIIAFLIGTFIAYVLNLQKELIPLNTMRNLLSEEKINESRLFWLICLSVAVYSFSYIVSLSVKGWLPIFVVGSKISRVDFNISGLTLFLFSASFIIFFTIIYILMVKGNKAKKNILVVLSLITVGSYVLLLQRYQIIMAGVICFVLLYYASHYIRPKTVIILFTVVTAFFYWIMSLRLGNLLMIYMYRVSKMNFSKDYAFLTEPYMYVVMNLENFARSVNLLEYHTYGYFTFDFITAISGLKYWIIDYFNLSRMPYLTSSYNTYTAFWWFYSDFGVIGLASIPFILGFSSGLIYYRMRSKPSIKNVTAYGLMIFVMFITYFNFPISFLWFEYNLLVIYLFLRWTIIPQKVDPRVSIASL
- a CDS encoding flippase, whose amino-acid sequence is MVPARKLLKNYIMLFAGNVLGQSFFFLGFVQLARVLGPSGFGVWNFAQVCMLYLLRIGEFGLEVIGLRETARDPKIVSSWIANVVSVRFVLAIFLFGFAVLLSILNLLPSGTTSLVVITSLCVFPMAFLLEWVFEARQEVGLISIARILKGILFFLAVVFLISRSEDATLAAYFYVISITLPSVMILSIVINRFGFAWSSLSIRSAMDALHKSAPIGISSLLSQYCLSAAPLMVGYFLSMEKLGYFTAAHRIVLFMWAYILTSMHRILLPSLSTYFRESLIHYTRFVEKFFRLSALIAVPIGLVGTLCALPLMTLLFTAKYESSGMVFAVIIWAFVLASIRSILEIALIASDKQRRYMIGTIFLAVMYTIFTPILTLKYGIVGASLAMVLSELCYFVYLILSFPFLKSVTLIKNTWKPIVAAIISMILFLPLGELHPALRMVFSSIIFGIIIIGLKGVTLADWELIKSTINRERVKQPI